A genomic stretch from Thiohalobacter sp. includes:
- a CDS encoding fatty acid cis/trans isomerase → MKRRAGNWLAVLLSALAVAAAAAPEGRDAGHFDTRVRPILDRRCVVCHGCYDAPCQLKLSSPEGLRRGASRQPVYDGTRLRPAQPTRLFIDADSIAGWRALGFHPVLPEGEATPEAGPEASLLRQMLALKERHPQPRSGRLPADYTLGLDREQVCTDRAGFEEFAREHPRWGMPYAMPNLSSAEYRALVRWIAQGAPLPPDEPPSPAALPQIARWEAFFNGSGNKQRLVSRYLYEHLFHAHLHFEGTPAREFFRLVRSTTPPGEPIREIATVLPYDDPGRPDFHYRLRRVQGSIVQKNHLVYSLSDARLARFRALFIEPDYVVDRLPSYRPELAANPFRTFAAIPANARYRFLLDDAHFFIEGFVKGPVCRGQVALSVIEDRFWVMFFDPDAQFFADEGAFLASVADELQLPTADGPGLGLLRIWTDYRERERRYMAARQARFLRLPERDLDQALGLVWNGDGRNPSAALTVFRHFDSASVAWGLVGEAPETAWFLDYPLFERIHYLLVAGFNVFGNLSHQLNTRVYMDFLRMEGEDNFLAFLPAATRRQVRARWYRGLRGELQRFFREPQAWLSVDVVTGYRSDDPLQELYRRMRALVAPVAERQAGRNRCDAPPCGTRGIPPALRARADRAMAGITRNRGARLHAFPEVAHVRVRSAQGDMAYSILRNKAYRNVSSFLADKGERERADIEHDTVTVVDWLEGNYPNFFFEVDIDDIEAFARQCAAIRDPADYERFVLRYGVRRTHPGFWAVADWFQGQRSRQHPLTGGILDLNRYDNL, encoded by the coding sequence TTGAAACGGCGCGCGGGAAATTGGCTCGCGGTCCTGCTGTCGGCCCTGGCCGTGGCTGCGGCTGCCGCGCCGGAGGGCCGGGATGCCGGCCACTTCGACACCCGCGTCCGCCCCATCCTCGACCGTCGCTGTGTGGTCTGCCACGGCTGCTACGATGCCCCCTGCCAGCTCAAGCTGTCCTCGCCCGAGGGCCTGCGACGCGGAGCCAGCCGGCAGCCCGTGTACGACGGCACCCGCCTGCGCCCGGCGCAGCCGACCCGGCTGTTCATCGATGCCGACTCGATCGCCGGCTGGCGCGCGCTCGGCTTCCATCCGGTGTTGCCGGAGGGGGAAGCGACGCCCGAGGCCGGCCCGGAGGCTTCATTGCTGCGGCAGATGCTGGCGCTCAAGGAACGGCACCCGCAGCCGCGGTCGGGGCGGCTGCCGGCCGATTACACCCTGGGGTTGGACCGGGAGCAGGTGTGCACCGACCGCGCCGGCTTCGAGGAATTCGCCCGCGAGCACCCGCGCTGGGGCATGCCCTATGCCATGCCCAATCTGTCCAGTGCCGAGTACCGGGCGCTGGTGCGCTGGATTGCGCAGGGCGCGCCGCTGCCGCCCGACGAGCCGCCGTCGCCGGCCGCCCTGCCGCAGATCGCGCGCTGGGAGGCCTTCTTCAACGGGTCCGGCAACAAGCAGCGGCTGGTCAGCCGCTATCTCTACGAACACCTGTTTCACGCCCACCTGCATTTCGAGGGCACGCCGGCGCGGGAGTTCTTCCGCTTGGTGCGCTCGACCACGCCACCGGGCGAGCCGATCCGCGAAATCGCCACCGTGCTGCCCTACGACGATCCGGGCCGGCCCGATTTCCACTACCGCCTGCGCCGGGTGCAGGGCAGCATCGTGCAGAAGAACCACCTTGTCTACAGCTTGTCGGACGCGCGGCTGGCGCGCTTCCGCGCGCTCTTCATCGAGCCGGACTATGTCGTCGACCGGCTGCCCTCGTATCGCCCGGAGCTGGCGGCCAACCCCTTCAGGACCTTCGCTGCCATCCCCGCCAATGCCCGTTACCGCTTTCTGCTCGACGACGCCCATTTCTTCATCGAGGGATTCGTGAAGGGGCCGGTGTGTCGCGGGCAGGTTGCGCTGAGCGTGATCGAGGACCGCTTCTGGGTCATGTTCTTCGATCCGGATGCGCAGTTCTTCGCCGACGAGGGCGCCTTTCTGGCCTCTGTCGCAGACGAACTGCAGTTGCCCACCGCCGACGGCCCGGGCCTGGGCCTGCTGCGCATCTGGACCGACTACCGTGAGCGGGAGCGCCGCTACATGGCCGCCCGCCAGGCCCGGTTCCTGCGCCTGCCGGAAAGGGATCTGGACCAGGCGCTGGGCCTGGTCTGGAATGGCGACGGCCGCAATCCCTCCGCGGCGTTGACCGTGTTCCGCCACTTCGACAGCGCCTCGGTGGCCTGGGGACTGGTCGGCGAGGCGCCGGAAACGGCCTGGTTCCTCGACTATCCGCTGTTCGAGCGCATCCACTACCTGCTGGTGGCCGGGTTCAACGTCTTCGGCAATCTCAGCCACCAGCTCAACACCCGGGTGTACATGGACTTCCTGCGCATGGAGGGAGAAGACAATTTCCTCGCCTTCCTGCCCGCTGCCACGCGACGGCAGGTGCGCGCGCGGTGGTACCGGGGCCTGCGGGGCGAACTGCAGCGTTTCTTCCGCGAGCCCCAGGCCTGGCTGTCGGTGGATGTGGTCACCGGCTACCGCAGCGACGACCCGCTGCAGGAGCTTTACCGGCGCATGCGGGCGCTGGTCGCGCCGGTGGCCGAGCGCCAGGCCGGCCGCAACCGTTGCGATGCCCCGCCCTGCGGGACGCGCGGCATTCCGCCGGCGCTGCGGGCCCGTGCCGATCGGGCCATGGCCGGCATCACGCGCAACCGGGGTGCCCGCCTGCACGCCTTCCCGGAGGTCGCGCATGTCAGGGTACGCAGCGCACAGGGCGACATGGCCTACTCGATCCTGCGCAACAAGGCCTACCGCAACGTGTCTTCCTTTCTCGCCGACAAGGGCGAGCGGGAACGCGCCGACATCGAGCACGACACCGTGACGGTGGTCGACTGGCTGGAGGGCAACTACCCCAACTTTTTCTTCGAGGTCGACATCGACGACATCGAGGCCTTCGCCCGCCAGTGTGCCGCTATCCGCGACCCGGCGGACTACGAGCGCTTTGTGCTCCGCTATGGCGTGCGCCGCACTCACCCGGGCTTCTGGGCCGTGGCGGACTGGTTCCAGGGCCAGCGTAGCCGGCAGCATCCGCTCACCGGCGGCATCCTGGATCTGAACCGCTACGACAACCTGTGA
- a CDS encoding helicase-related protein translates to SRKETLVEYGFRLPSALDNRPLRFDEFERLAPQTIFVSATPGPYEQAHAGQVVEQVVRPTGLVDPEVEVRPVATQVDDVLSEIRARVAADERVLITTLTKRMAEDLTEYLAEHGVRVRYLHSDIDTVERVEIIRDLRLGEFDVLVGINLLREGLDMPEVSLVAIFDADKEGFLRSDRSLIQTIGRAARNVHGKAILYADEITGSMQRAIEETERRRAKQIAHNEAHGITPRSICKGVADIMEGATPAAPGMPRAAKQVAEPAAEYAALTPEAAMRRIAELEKAMYAHARNLEFEEAARLRDEIEHIRARGLGLPDKEVG, encoded by the coding sequence GCTCGCGCAAGGAAACCCTGGTCGAGTACGGTTTCCGCCTGCCCTCGGCCCTGGACAACCGCCCGCTGCGCTTCGACGAGTTCGAGCGGCTGGCGCCGCAGACCATCTTCGTCTCCGCCACGCCGGGGCCCTACGAGCAGGCGCACGCCGGGCAGGTGGTGGAGCAGGTGGTGCGGCCGACCGGGCTGGTGGACCCGGAAGTGGAGGTGCGGCCGGTGGCCACCCAGGTGGACGACGTGCTGTCGGAGATCCGTGCCCGGGTCGCGGCCGACGAGCGGGTGCTCATCACCACCCTCACCAAGCGCATGGCAGAGGACCTGACCGAGTATCTGGCCGAGCACGGGGTGCGGGTGCGCTATCTGCACTCGGACATCGACACCGTCGAGCGCGTGGAGATCATCCGCGACCTGCGCCTGGGCGAATTCGACGTGCTGGTTGGCATCAACCTGCTGCGCGAGGGGCTGGACATGCCCGAGGTCTCGCTGGTAGCCATCTTCGATGCCGACAAGGAAGGCTTCCTGCGTTCCGACCGCTCGCTGATACAGACCATCGGCCGCGCCGCGCGCAACGTCCACGGCAAGGCGATTCTCTATGCCGACGAGATCACCGGCTCCATGCAGCGCGCCATCGAGGAGACCGAGCGCCGGCGCGCGAAGCAGATCGCCCACAACGAGGCCCATGGCATCACCCCGCGCAGCATCTGCAAGGGCGTGGCGGACATCATGGAAGGCGCCACGCCCGCGGCGCCGGGCATGCCGCGGGCGGCGAAGCAGGTGGCCGAGCCCGCGGCAGAGTACGCGGCGCTCACCCCGGAGGCCGCCATGCGCCGCATCGCCGAGCTGGAAAAGGCCATGTACGCCCACGCCCGCAATCTCGAGTTCGAGGAGGCGGCCCGCCTGCGCGACGAGATCGAGCACATCCGTGCCCGGGGGCTGGGACTGCCGGACAAGGAAGTCGGTTGA